Proteins encoded in a region of the Vicia villosa cultivar HV-30 ecotype Madison, WI linkage group LG5, Vvil1.0, whole genome shotgun sequence genome:
- the LOC131602558 gene encoding pentatricopeptide repeat-containing protein At1g11290, chloroplastic-like produces the protein MPLSHFNIAKSSTFYAYRLIQKTAPFSTIQHASLFNQPPSIFSSLLREFSNTLIHVKSIHAQIIRNCISTQHILATKLIKLYSDLGFLNSAYKVFDQCPHRETTLCNTMMGGFLKNREYEEVPKLFKIMGFCDIEINSYTCVFALKACTVLLDREIGMEIVRVAFRKGFHLHPHVGSSVINFLVKTGDLDEARVVFDGMPDRDVVCWNSIIGGYVQEGLFKEAVQMFVEMISCGVRPSTVTMASLLKACGESGMKKLGMGVHAFVLGLGMSDDVFVLTSLVDMYCNAGDIDRALLVFNSMRSRSLISWNTMISGCVQNGMVPESFALFHRLVESGDGFDSGTLVSLIRGCSQTSDLENGKVVHSCIIRKGLESNIVLSTAIVDMYSKCGAIKQATNVFRTMEKRNVITWTAMLVGLSQNGYAEDALKLFCQMQEENVAANSVTLVSLVHCCAHLGSLKKGRSVHAHLVRHGYAFDAVNISALIDMYAKCGKIHSAEKLFYKGFHLNDVILCNSMITGYGMHGQGHQALGVYDRMIDVRLKPNQTTFVSLLTACSHSGLVEEGRILFHSMERDHNIKPSDKHYACFVDLLSRAGCLEEADSLVKQIPIEPSTDVLEALLSGCRIHKNTNMGIQIADRLISLDYLNTGIYILLSNIYSDARRWESVNYIRGLMRIRGLKKTPAFSLIEVGNQVYTFFAGDDSHPGWGNIKQLLENLRLEAEASGYVPDTSCVLRDVNELTKVQLLWGHSERLAIAFGLLNTPYGSLIRITKNLRVCVDCHTVTKYISKIVKREIIVRDANRFHHFVNGECSCNDYW, from the coding sequence ATGCCTTTATCACATTTTAACATCGCGAAATCCAGCACATTCTATGCCTACAGGCTCATTCAGAAGACTGCACCATTTTCTACCATTCAACATGCCTCATTATTCAACCAACCTCCTTCCATTTTCTCCTCACTCTTACGCGAATTCTCCAATACCCTCATCCATGTCAAGTCCATCCACGCACAGATTATTAGGAACTGTATATCCACTCAACACATTCTGGCCACAAAACTTATCAAATTGTATTCAGATTTGGGTTTTCTCAATTCTGCATACAAGGTGTTTGATCAATGTCCTCATAGGGAAACCACACTCTGTAATACTATGATGGGTGGATTCCTTAAGAACCGTGAATACGAGGAGGTTCCCAAGTTGTTTAAAATAATGGGGTTTTGTGATATTGAAATAAATAGTTATACATGTGTGTTTGCTCTTAAGGCTTGCACTGTTTTATTGGATAGGGAGATTGGTATGGAGATTGTTAGGGTGGCTTTTAGAAAGGGGTTTCATTTGCATCCTCATGTTGGGAGTTCGGTGATTAACTTTTTGGTGAAAACGGGTGATCTTGATGAGGCGCGAGTGGTGTTTGATGGGATGCCTGATAGGGATGTTGTTTGTTGGAATTCGATTATTGGAGGTTATGTGCAGGAGGGTCTTTTCAAGGAGGCGGTTCAAATGTTTGTTGAGATGATTAGTTGTGGGGTAAGGCCGAGTACTGTGACTATGGCTAGCTTACTCAAAGCGTGTGGCGAAAGTGGAATGAAGAAACTTGGAATGGGTGTTCATGCTTTTGTACTTGGATTAGGCATGTCTGATGATGTTTTTGTGCTTACTTCATTGGTTGATATGTATTGTAATGCGGGGGACATTGACCGTGCTCTTCTGGTTTTCAATAGCATGCGAAGTAGAAGCTTGATTTCATGGAATACTATGATTTCGGGATGTGTTCAGAATGGCATGGTGCCTGAGTCTTTTGCTCTCTTTCATAGACTGGTCGAAAGTGGTGACGGGTTTGATTCTGGGACCTTGGTGAGCCTTATTCGTGGATGTTCTCAGACATCTGACTTGGAAAATGGAAAAGTCGTCCATTCTTGTATCATTAGAAAAGGACTTGAATCAAATATAGTTTTATCCACTGCAATTGTTGACATGTATTCTAAGTGCGGTGCCATAAAACAGGCAACTAATGTTTTCAGAACAATGGAAAAAAGGAATGTAATTACTTGGACTGCTATGCTTGTGGGTTTATCACAAAATGGCTATGCAGAGGATGCCTTGAAGTTATTCTGTCAGATGCAAGAAGAAAATGTGGCTGCCAATTCTGTCACTCTTGTTAGTCTTGTGCATTGTTGTGCTCACCTAGGATCTCTCAAGAAAGGAAGGAGTGTGCATGCTCATTTGGTCCGCCATGGTTATGCATTTGATGCCGTTAATATCTCAGCCTTGATTGATATGTATGCCAAGTGTGGTAAAATTCATTCTGCCGAGAAGCTATTCTATAAGGGATTCCATTTAAATGATGTTATACTCTGTAACTCTATGATCACGGGTTACGGAATGCACGGTCAAGGACATCAGGCTCTTGGTGTCTATGATAGAATGATAGACGTAAGACTCAAGCCAAATCAAACTACATTTGTTTCTCTGCTAACAGCTTGCAGTCACTCGGGCCTCGTAGAAGAGGGTAGGATTTTGTTCCACTCTATGGAAAGAGATCATAACATTAAGCCTAGTGACAAACACTATGCTTGTTTTGTTGATCTTCTTAGTCGAGCAGGCTGTCTTGAGGAAGCAGATTCATTGGTGAAACAAATTCCCATTGAACCAAGCACGGATGTACTCGAAGCTTTGCTCAGTGGTTGCAGAATCCATAAAAACACTAACATGGGAATACAGATTGCAGATAGATTAATTTCTTTAGATTACTTGAACACAGGAATTTACATACTGCTGTCAAATATATATTCTGACGCAAGAAGATGGGAATCAGTTAATTACATAAGGGGACTCATGAGGATAAGGGGCCTGAAGAAAACACCTGCTTTTAGTTTAATTGAAGTAGGTAACCAAGTATACACATTTTTTGCTGGTGATGATTCACATCCTGGTTGGGGAAATATTAAGCAATTGTTAGAAAATTTGAGGCTTGAGGCGGAGGCTTCTGGTTATGTTCCTGATACCAGTTGTGTTCTTCGCGATGTGAATGAATTAACGAAGGTTCAGTTGCTATGGGGACATAGTGAGAGATTAGCCATAGCATTTGGTCTTCTAAACACACCATATGGAAGCTTGATTAGAATCACCAAAAATCTTCGGGTTTGTGTTGACTGTCATACTGTCACCAAATACATATCAAAAATAGTTAAGAGGGAAATTATTGTTAGGGATGCTAATCGTTTTCATCACTTCGTTAATGGGGAATGCTCTTGTAATGATTACTGGTAA